The following are encoded in a window of Sinorhizobium sojae CCBAU 05684 genomic DNA:
- a CDS encoding SHOCT domain-containing protein, translating to MSIRNHITPFVAASAALTLVPSGMLAQTPADADRYAYGPHMMGWYGMIFGPLFMVLLLAVVIAAVVLLVRWGVGSWPAPPPTLTPQGRTPLDILKERFARGEIDKNEFEERRRVLGE from the coding sequence ATGAGCATCAGAAATCACATCACGCCTTTCGTCGCAGCGAGTGCAGCTCTAACGCTCGTGCCCAGCGGGATGCTGGCGCAGACACCGGCAGACGCCGACAGGTATGCTTATGGTCCCCACATGATGGGATGGTACGGAATGATTTTCGGTCCGCTGTTCATGGTCCTGCTGCTTGCGGTCGTGATCGCGGCGGTAGTGCTCCTCGTCCGCTGGGGCGTCGGATCATGGCCGGCTCCGCCGCCAACGCTCACGCCGCAAGGCCGTACGCCGCTCGATATTCTCAAGGAGCGCTTCGCACGCGGGGAGATCGACAAGAACGAGTTCGAGGAACGACGCCGCGTCCTCGGCGAATGA
- a CDS encoding DUF302 domain-containing protein, whose translation MSYHFSKIVDQSFDAAVKRVGDALKKEGFGILTDIDVKATLKKKLDLEFRNYRILGACNPSLAHQALQAEDKIGTMLPCNVIVQELDDGRIEVSAVDPVASMQTVGNPNLLDIARTVQTKLKAVIAAL comes from the coding sequence ATGAGCTATCACTTCAGCAAGATCGTGGACCAGAGCTTTGACGCAGCGGTAAAGCGCGTTGGCGATGCCCTGAAGAAGGAGGGCTTCGGAATCCTGACCGATATTGATGTTAAGGCGACGTTGAAGAAGAAGCTGGATCTCGAATTTAGGAATTACCGCATTCTAGGTGCGTGCAATCCCTCCTTGGCACACCAGGCGCTTCAAGCGGAAGACAAGATCGGCACGATGCTGCCATGCAACGTCATCGTGCAGGAACTCGACGATGGCAGGATTGAGGTCTCTGCTGTGGATCCAGTTGCGTCGATGCAGACCGTCGGAAACCCCAACCTGCTGGATATCGCCCGCACCGTGCAGACGAAGCTCAAGGCGGTCATTGCCGCCCTTTAA